A single region of the Arthrobacter sp. V1I7 genome encodes:
- a CDS encoding ABC transporter permease has translation MTTTEAVPRTAGTATEISRTHTLRQVLQVQSFQILLVLLVIFLVFSALAPEVFPTWGNVRQIIQNVSILGVLGIGMTFVIVTSGIDLSVGSNLVFSGVVAAKVMQAMGDSGWSTALVGILVAVGCGLGWGLLNGVLIAKAKVPPLIVTLGTLGGALGLAQVITGGVDIREVPAVLQDTIGYGNVPGTTLPTISLIAMVLILIFGTVLHRTRFGLYTFAVGSNEESARRVGVKVDRQLISIYALSGGLAGVAGILSLSQYGTTAIAGQSATNLNVIAAVVIGGTSLFGGVGTIFGTVVGLFIPAVLQNGFVIVGIQPFWQQVAVGAVLVVAVYVDQRRRAAAARGHSAKADGKKKLFGRRSR, from the coding sequence ATGACCACCACCGAAGCCGTACCCCGCACCGCCGGGACCGCAACCGAAATTTCACGGACACACACGCTCCGGCAGGTGCTCCAGGTTCAGTCGTTCCAGATCCTGCTTGTTCTGCTGGTCATCTTCCTGGTCTTCTCAGCCCTGGCACCGGAAGTATTCCCGACGTGGGGCAATGTCCGCCAGATCATCCAGAATGTCTCCATCCTTGGCGTCCTGGGCATCGGAATGACGTTTGTCATTGTCACGTCGGGGATCGATCTGTCCGTCGGATCCAACCTTGTTTTCTCCGGGGTAGTGGCGGCAAAGGTCATGCAGGCCATGGGCGACTCGGGTTGGAGCACGGCCCTTGTGGGTATCTTGGTCGCCGTCGGATGCGGGCTCGGCTGGGGGCTTCTCAACGGGGTTCTCATCGCGAAGGCCAAGGTGCCGCCGCTGATCGTCACCCTCGGAACACTTGGCGGCGCCTTGGGGCTGGCACAGGTCATCACAGGTGGCGTGGACATCCGGGAAGTCCCGGCGGTGCTCCAGGACACCATCGGCTACGGCAACGTCCCGGGAACCACGCTGCCGACAATATCCCTGATCGCGATGGTCCTTATCCTGATCTTCGGCACCGTACTCCACCGGACCAGATTCGGCCTCTACACCTTCGCCGTCGGCTCCAACGAGGAATCCGCCCGACGAGTCGGCGTGAAGGTGGATCGCCAACTGATCTCCATCTACGCACTCTCGGGCGGCCTCGCCGGCGTGGCAGGCATCCTGTCGCTGTCCCAGTACGGCACCACTGCCATCGCGGGTCAGTCGGCGACGAACCTTAACGTCATCGCCGCCGTCGTGATCGGCGGAACTTCACTCTTCGGCGGCGTCGGCACCATCTTCGGAACCGTCGTCGGACTCTTCATCCCCGCAGTACTACAGAACGGCTTCGTCATCGTCGGCATCCAGCCGTTCTGGCAGCAGGTGGCAGTCGGGGCCGTCCTCGTCGTCGCCGTCTATGTCGATCAGCGCCGCCGGGCTGCGGCAGCCCGGGGACATTCCGCCAAGGCTGACGGCAAGAAGAAGCTCTTCGGCCGACGGTCCCGCTGA
- a CDS encoding ABC transporter substrate-binding protein, which translates to MKLTPKMTLLAAGVLAATSLTACAGGSASAGTAAGTQPRLTFIQGVAGDEFYVSMQCGIDAAAKAAGATVNTQGPAKFDPTLQKPIVDSVVASQPDAILIAPTDVAAMQAPLKAAAAAGIKVILVDTTVQDPSFAASAIASDNKGGGLEAFKAIQNLSPGGGKVLVISTDPGVSTADARVAGFEEGAKADPSFEYLGVQYSHNDPAEAAKLVSAALAKDPDIVGVFAANTFAAEGTATGIRQAGKQNQVKIVGFDAGPAQVKQLKDGVVQALIAQEPASIGTQGVDQAMKAIKGESTEKEIQTGFKQITADNISGDGAQYVYKSSC; encoded by the coding sequence ATGAAGTTAACCCCTAAAATGACCCTGCTCGCTGCAGGTGTCCTCGCCGCAACGTCCCTCACGGCCTGTGCCGGCGGAAGCGCCTCGGCAGGGACTGCGGCCGGAACGCAGCCCAGGCTCACGTTCATCCAGGGTGTTGCCGGAGACGAGTTCTACGTCAGCATGCAATGCGGCATCGACGCTGCTGCCAAGGCGGCCGGCGCAACGGTCAACACGCAGGGCCCGGCCAAGTTCGACCCGACGCTGCAAAAGCCCATTGTCGATTCCGTCGTGGCATCCCAGCCGGACGCCATCCTCATCGCGCCGACCGATGTGGCCGCGATGCAGGCGCCGTTGAAGGCGGCTGCGGCCGCCGGCATTAAGGTGATCCTCGTTGACACTACGGTGCAGGACCCTTCGTTCGCCGCGTCGGCGATCGCCTCGGACAACAAGGGCGGCGGCCTGGAGGCTTTCAAGGCAATCCAGAACCTCAGCCCCGGCGGGGGCAAAGTCCTGGTAATTTCCACCGACCCCGGCGTCTCGACAGCCGATGCCCGTGTCGCGGGCTTCGAAGAGGGCGCCAAAGCCGACCCGTCCTTCGAATACCTGGGTGTGCAGTACAGCCACAACGACCCGGCTGAAGCGGCCAAGCTCGTCTCGGCTGCCCTGGCCAAGGACCCAGACATTGTCGGCGTGTTCGCAGCCAACACCTTCGCAGCAGAAGGAACAGCAACAGGCATCCGCCAGGCCGGCAAACAGAACCAGGTCAAGATCGTCGGCTTCGATGCCGGGCCCGCGCAGGTCAAGCAGCTCAAGGACGGCGTCGTCCAGGCCCTGATCGCCCAGGAACCTGCGTCCATCGGCACGCAGGGCGTGGACCAGGCCATGAAGGCCATCAAGGGCGAGTCCACCGAGAAGGAGATCCAGACCGGGTTCAAGCAGATCACCGCGGACAACATCAGCGGTGACGGCGCCCAGTACGTCTACAAATCTTCTTGCTAA
- a CDS encoding mannitol dehydrogenase family protein codes for MTSLNEAALPELEDRLPIPSYPRHAVRTGIVHFGVGGFHRSHQAMFIDRLLNLGGSQDWGICGVGVLPSDARMHDVLTNQDGLYTLVLKGAEGTEHASIIGSITEYLFAPHDPAAVIRKLADPATRIVSLSITEGGYSISDSTGEFDPRTPDVLHDLEPNTVPGSAFGLITAGLAQRREQGTAPFTVMSCDNIQGNGNVARKALVSFARLKDSGLAGWIRETVAFPNSMVDRITPVTTDADRAAVTATYGFSDAWPVIAEPFEQWVLEDKFPAGRPPLEDVGVQMVDDVEPYEVMKLRLLNASHQVMSYLGCLAGYRHVHEVCTDPLFADFVAGFMESEVAPTLRPVPGIDLHAYRNELIHRFSNPAVRDTLARQMVDASERIPKFVLPVVREQLRLGGPVVRAALVIAAWARVLEGTDEQGEPIDTTDRRLGELRAASRADHTEPGAFLNLTDVFGDLGRNARFAAAYRQAREALQRSGARTAVQDLTEPSIPTRRTS; via the coding sequence ATGACGTCCCTGAATGAAGCGGCCCTTCCAGAACTGGAGGACCGGCTACCCATCCCCTCGTATCCTCGGCACGCCGTCCGGACAGGCATCGTGCACTTCGGCGTCGGCGGATTCCACCGCTCGCACCAAGCCATGTTCATCGACAGGCTTCTGAACCTCGGGGGCTCGCAGGACTGGGGAATTTGCGGCGTCGGCGTCCTGCCCTCGGACGCCCGCATGCACGATGTCCTCACCAACCAGGACGGCCTGTACACCCTCGTGCTGAAGGGCGCCGAAGGCACCGAACACGCCAGCATCATCGGTTCCATCACCGAATATCTCTTTGCGCCCCACGACCCCGCGGCGGTCATCCGCAAACTCGCGGATCCTGCCACCCGCATAGTCTCCCTGTCCATTACCGAGGGCGGCTACAGCATCAGTGACAGCACAGGGGAATTCGATCCGCGCACGCCGGACGTCCTCCATGACCTGGAGCCGAACACCGTTCCAGGCTCCGCGTTCGGCCTGATCACCGCAGGCCTGGCGCAGCGGCGTGAGCAGGGCACTGCCCCGTTCACCGTCATGTCATGCGACAACATCCAGGGGAACGGCAACGTCGCCCGCAAGGCGCTCGTGTCCTTCGCCCGGCTCAAGGATTCCGGGTTGGCAGGCTGGATCCGGGAAACGGTAGCTTTTCCCAACTCCATGGTGGACCGCATCACCCCCGTCACCACCGACGCCGACCGGGCTGCAGTGACCGCAACCTACGGATTTTCAGATGCATGGCCGGTGATTGCCGAACCCTTTGAGCAATGGGTCCTCGAGGACAAGTTCCCTGCCGGCCGCCCGCCCCTGGAAGACGTCGGCGTGCAGATGGTGGACGACGTCGAGCCCTATGAGGTCATGAAACTCCGGCTCCTGAACGCCAGCCACCAGGTCATGAGCTACCTCGGCTGCCTCGCCGGTTACCGGCATGTCCATGAGGTTTGCACGGATCCGCTGTTCGCCGATTTCGTCGCAGGCTTCATGGAGAGCGAAGTGGCACCCACCCTGCGGCCCGTACCCGGCATCGATCTGCACGCCTACCGGAACGAACTCATCCACCGATTCTCCAACCCCGCCGTCAGGGACACCCTGGCCCGCCAAATGGTCGACGCCTCCGAACGGATCCCTAAATTCGTGCTGCCTGTCGTCCGTGAACAGCTCCGCCTTGGAGGCCCCGTAGTCCGGGCGGCCCTGGTGATCGCAGCCTGGGCGCGCGTTCTCGAAGGCACTGACGAACAAGGCGAACCCATCGACACCACCGACCGGCGCCTAGGCGAACTCCGCGCAGCCAGCCGAGCGGACCACACGGAACCTGGCGCCTTCCTCAACCTGACCGACGTATTCGGCGACCTGGGCCGGAACGCCCGCTTCGCCGCCGCATACCGGCAGGCCAGGGAAGCGCTGCAACGGTCCGGAGCGCGCACTGCCGTCCAGGACCTCACCGAACCTTCGATACCCACCAGGAGAACCTCATGA